The Nitrospira sp. genome includes a region encoding these proteins:
- a CDS encoding DUF3365 domain-containing protein, which yields MLQMTSQEVQWYDLGLRLRLASLWPIYDKNRPADQFERAGLEAVANDPKKPYTGMIVQGDKRYFKAIYADWAVTKACVQCHNNHPTSPKRDYQLYDVIGGIIILFPVP from the coding sequence ATGCTCCAAATGACGAGTCAGGAGGTTCAATGGTACGATCTGGGACTACGCCTCAGGCTGGCGAGTTTGTGGCCTATCTATGACAAAAACAGACCCGCCGATCAGTTTGAACGCGCAGGTCTAGAGGCGGTTGCGAACGATCCAAAGAAACCCTATACCGGCATGATTGTCCAAGGCGACAAAAGATATTTCAAAGCGATCTACGCGGACTGGGCTGTCACGAAAGCTTGCGTCCAGTGTCACAACAACCATCCTACGAGCCCGAAGCGGGACTATCAGCTCTATGATGTGATAGGAGGAATCATCATCTTATTTCCGGTTCCGTAG
- the nuoI gene encoding NADH-quinone oxidoreductase subunit NuoI, translated as MSTPTPVAIPKAPRRAKSTSKLVQWLKTITLYEIAVGMKTTLMHLLRYHPITIQYPHEKRTLPDNYRGMLGLLRYDDGTEKCIGCDLCEAACPSRVISVISAEVPGEPIKRYAKEYSMDMTRCLFCGMCVQACPVDALAMTQEFEWSTYDKRDLFLNKQQLLAIGDRNFSVRERRLEFQHPNVAFFNVALQDNRPKEF; from the coding sequence ATGTCCACGCCAACACCAGTAGCAATTCCCAAAGCACCTCGTAGAGCCAAGTCAACTTCGAAACTTGTCCAATGGCTGAAGACCATCACGCTTTACGAGATCGCAGTTGGGATGAAGACCACACTGATGCACCTCCTTCGTTATCATCCCATCACAATTCAATATCCCCACGAGAAGCGCACCTTACCGGACAACTACCGAGGCATGTTGGGGTTACTCCGATACGACGATGGGACTGAGAAATGCATAGGCTGCGACCTCTGTGAAGCCGCCTGCCCCAGCCGCGTGATCTCGGTCATCAGTGCGGAGGTGCCTGGAGAACCGATTAAGCGCTATGCCAAAGAGTATTCTATGGACATGACCCGCTGTCTCTTCTGCGGCATGTGCGTCCAAGCCTGCCCCGTCGACGCGTTGGCCATGACGCAGGAATTTGAATGGTCGACCTATGACAAGCGGGACCTCTTTCTTAACAAACAGCAGCTCCTCGCCATCGGCGACCGTAATTTCTCAGTTCGAGAAAGACGGTTGGAGTTCCAGCATCCTAATGTAGCTTTCTTCAATGTTGCGCTTCAGGACAACCGTCCGAAAGAGTTCTAG